From Onychostoma macrolepis isolate SWU-2019 chromosome 19, ASM1243209v1, whole genome shotgun sequence, a single genomic window includes:
- the golph3l gene encoding Golgi phosphoprotein 3-like: MTTLTKRNRRSEAPAERWSNAEEKEEKTDGTDEEQDTDCKSLRLTLMEEILLLGLKDKEGYTSFWNDSISSGLRGCILVELALRGRIQLEPQSLRKRKLLDRKVLVKSSAPTGDVLLDEALKHIKNTEPPEDVASWIELLTGETWNPLKLHFQMRNVRERLAKSLVEKGVLSTEKQNFLLFDMTTHPLTDGNEKERLLRRLQDSLLERWTNDSRRMSRRMLALILLAHAADVLENALSSLSDERYDTACSRSRSLLEADPDLESAKVTTPAEEMIWAVLAAFNRS, translated from the exons ATGACCACACTGACCAAGAGGAACCGGCGCTCTGAGGCTCCAGCGGAGCGATGGAGTAACGCTGAGGAGAAGGAGGAGAAAACAGACGGCACGGATGAGGAACAGGACACTGACTGCAAATCACTGAGACTCACACTGATGGAGGAGATTCTGCTGCTGGGACTCAAAGATAAAgag GGCTACACGTCGTTCTGGAACGACAGCATCTCGTCAGGGCTGCGTGGCTGTATTCTGGTGGAGCTGGCGCTGAGAGGACGCATTCAGCTCGAACCGCAGAGCTTACGCAAGAGAAAACTACTGGACCGCAAG gtgTTGGTGAAGTCCTCCGCTCCCACAGGTGACGTGCTGCTGGATGAAGCGCTGAAGCACATTAAGAACACTGAACCACCGGAGGACGTGGCCAGCTGGATCGAGCTGCTCAcag GCGAGACGTGGAACCCGTTAAAGCTGCACTTCCAGATGCGTAACGTGCGCGAGCGTCTGGCCAAGAGTCTGGTGGAGAAGGGCGTCCTGAGCACGGAGAAGCAGAACTTCCTGCTGTTCGACATGACCACGCACCCGCTGACGGACGGCAACGAGAAGGAGCGTCTGCTGCGGCGTCTGCAGGACAGTCTGCTGGAGCGCTGGACCAACGACTCGCGCCGCATGAGCCGCCGCATGCTAGCGCTGATCCTGCTAGCGCACGCCGCAGACGTGCTGGAGAACGCGCTGAGCTCGCTGAGCGACGAGCGCTACGACACGGCCTGCTCGCGCTCACGCAGCCTGCTGGAGGCCGACCCCGACCTGGAGAGCGCAAAGGTCACGACCCCCGCCGAGGAGATGATCTGGGCCGTGCTGGCCGCCTTCAACAGATCCTGA